In Gossypium arboreum isolate Shixiya-1 chromosome 6, ASM2569848v2, whole genome shotgun sequence, the following are encoded in one genomic region:
- the LOC108482601 gene encoding NDR1/HIN1-like protein 26 — protein sequence MALYSFLSPMQKDIKFLVDHVIGHYISNTSVSSPKKSSPKTFSKRKMARSDRLPIRYTLQDYPNQPTPQPQPQPIKRHHTARYYAHRVRESLTNRVIKILCTIFLSLLLFVGIVLFILWLSLRPHRPRFHIVDFNVPGLSQPSGFENAQITFNVTDRNSNPHIGIYYDSMVGSVFYKDQQIGSAPLMDPFYQEPKTTTIVYSTFGAATLTVNSNRWKEFMDARQQGTVIFRLEITSVIRFKVTTWDTKHHKMHVNCDVAVGPDGTILPTWKNKKCPVYFS from the coding sequence ATGGCCTTATATTCCTTTCTTTCCCCCATGCAAAAAGACATCAAATTCCTTGTAGATCACGTAATAGGCCACTACATAAGCAACACTTCCGTTTCATCACCCAAAAAATCGTCTCCGAAAACCTTCTCGAAAAGAAAAATGGCCCGTTCCGACAGGTTGCCGATCCGGTACACCCTACAAGACTACCCGAACCAACCAACCCCGCAACCGCAACCTCAACCCATCAAACGCCACCATACTGCCCGTTATTACGCACACCGTGTTCGCGAAAGCTTAACCAATCGAGTCATCAAGATTTTATGTACCATATTCTTGTCTCTTCTTTTATTTGTTGGCATTGTGTTGTTCATTTTATGGCTTAGTTTACGTCCTCATCGTCCTAGGTTTCACATTGTTGATTTCAATGTTCCTGGTTTGTCTCAACCTTCGGGGTTCGAGAACGCTCAAATAACGTTTAACGTGACAGACAGGAACTCTAATCCCCACATTGGAATCTATTACGATTCCATGGTCGGGTCAGTTTTTTATAAGGATCAACAAATCGGGTCGGCTCCGTTAATGGACCCTTTTTACCAAGAACCGAAGACGACTACGATCGTGTACAGTACGTTTGGTGCGGCGACGTTGACGGTGAATAGTAACCGTTGGAAGGAGTTTATGGATGCTAGGCAACAAGGGACGGTGATTTTCCGATTGGAAATAACTTCGGTGATTAGATTTAAGGTTACTACGTGGGATACTAAACATCATAAGATGCATGTTAATTGCGACGTTGCTGTTGGACCCGATGGAACGATCTTGCCGACTTGGAAAAACAAGAAATGTCCTGTCTATTTCAGTTGA